From Acanthopagrus latus isolate v.2019 chromosome 22, fAcaLat1.1, whole genome shotgun sequence, the proteins below share one genomic window:
- the rsph3 gene encoding radial spoke head protein 3 homolog isoform X1, translated as MAFVSRSHRDPNETYTFSSRPRPVENRPKYRGPPFEQCRMQSNYGNIMYDRRVVRGNSHGQHIIPTAAQTHPIEIQRQQEMRRRKRAREQFRTMTPEALQGRKHIEIQTELYLEELSNVIVATDTECQTDAFLDKPATPLFIPAKSGKDVDTQIEEGELFDFDLEVQPVLEVLVGKTIEQSLMEVMEEEELACLRAQQRAFNELRNNELAEVKRLQEQERRHSEEKERRIAQQREMLKKERETAEKIAARAYTQQYLADLLPAVFTSLRGHGYFYDPVEKDVETNFFPWLMNEVHKSLEKRYIARELLDTIIQEVAQRRLNTTC; from the exons ATGGCGTTTGTTTCACGGAGCCACAGAGATCCAAACGAAACTTACACCTTCTCAAGTCGACCAAGACCTGTTGAGAACCGCCCCAAATACAGAGGACCTCCGTTTGAACA ATGTAGGATGCAGAGTAATTATGGAAACATTATGTATGACCGTCGTGTTGTCAGGGGAAACTCTCATGGCCAACACATCATACCAACT GCGGCTCAGACACACCCTATTGAAATACAAAGACAAcaagagatgaggaggagaaaacgAGCCCGGGAGCAGTTCAGGACCATGACTCCCGAGGCCCTGCAGGGCAGAAAACACATTGAAATCCAAACAG AGCTTTATCTGGAAGAACTGAGCAATGTTATAGTGGCTACAGATACTGAGTGCCAGACAGATGCTTTCCTGGACAAACCAGCAACCCCACTCTTCATACCTGCTAAATCTGGCAAAGATGTTGATACACAGATAGAGGAGGGAGAG TTGTTTGACTTTGACCTGGAGGTGCAGCCAGTGTTGGAGGTGCTGGTGGGTAAGACAATCGAACAGTCtctgatggaggtgatggaggaagaggagctaGCCTGTCTGAGGGCCCAGCAGAGAGCCTTCAATGAGCTGCGCAACAATGAGCTGGCAGAGGTGAAGCGTCTTCAGGAGCAGGAGCGACGCCACAGTGAGGAGAAA GAGCGTAGAATTGCCCAGCAGAGGGAGAtgctgaagaaagaaagagagaccgCGGAGAAGATTGCTGCCCGGGCATACACCCAGCAGTACTTGGCTGACCTCTTACCAGCAGTCTTTACCTCACTGAGGGGCCACGGCTACTTTTACGACCCTGTGGAGAAAG ATGTCGAGACCAATTTCTTCCCGTGGCTGATGAATGAGGTTCACAAAAGTTTGGAGAAGAGATACATAGCAAGAGAGCTGCTGGACA
- the rsph3 gene encoding radial spoke head protein 3 homolog isoform X2, with product MAFVSRSHRDPNETYTFSSRPRPVENRPKYRGPPFEQMQSNYGNIMYDRRVVRGNSHGQHIIPTAAQTHPIEIQRQQEMRRRKRAREQFRTMTPEALQGRKHIEIQTELYLEELSNVIVATDTECQTDAFLDKPATPLFIPAKSGKDVDTQIEEGELFDFDLEVQPVLEVLVGKTIEQSLMEVMEEEELACLRAQQRAFNELRNNELAEVKRLQEQERRHSEEKERRIAQQREMLKKERETAEKIAARAYTQQYLADLLPAVFTSLRGHGYFYDPVEKDVETNFFPWLMNEVHKSLEKRYIARELLDTIIQEVAQRRLNTTC from the exons ATGGCGTTTGTTTCACGGAGCCACAGAGATCCAAACGAAACTTACACCTTCTCAAGTCGACCAAGACCTGTTGAGAACCGCCCCAAATACAGAGGACCTCCGTTTGAACA GATGCAGAGTAATTATGGAAACATTATGTATGACCGTCGTGTTGTCAGGGGAAACTCTCATGGCCAACACATCATACCAACT GCGGCTCAGACACACCCTATTGAAATACAAAGACAAcaagagatgaggaggagaaaacgAGCCCGGGAGCAGTTCAGGACCATGACTCCCGAGGCCCTGCAGGGCAGAAAACACATTGAAATCCAAACAG AGCTTTATCTGGAAGAACTGAGCAATGTTATAGTGGCTACAGATACTGAGTGCCAGACAGATGCTTTCCTGGACAAACCAGCAACCCCACTCTTCATACCTGCTAAATCTGGCAAAGATGTTGATACACAGATAGAGGAGGGAGAG TTGTTTGACTTTGACCTGGAGGTGCAGCCAGTGTTGGAGGTGCTGGTGGGTAAGACAATCGAACAGTCtctgatggaggtgatggaggaagaggagctaGCCTGTCTGAGGGCCCAGCAGAGAGCCTTCAATGAGCTGCGCAACAATGAGCTGGCAGAGGTGAAGCGTCTTCAGGAGCAGGAGCGACGCCACAGTGAGGAGAAA GAGCGTAGAATTGCCCAGCAGAGGGAGAtgctgaagaaagaaagagagaccgCGGAGAAGATTGCTGCCCGGGCATACACCCAGCAGTACTTGGCTGACCTCTTACCAGCAGTCTTTACCTCACTGAGGGGCCACGGCTACTTTTACGACCCTGTGGAGAAAG ATGTCGAGACCAATTTCTTCCCGTGGCTGATGAATGAGGTTCACAAAAGTTTGGAGAAGAGATACATAGCAAGAGAGCTGCTGGACA